The Candidatus Cloacimonadota bacterium sequence CTTCAGCATTGTCTGAAACCTGGCAAGCTATTCCAGAACCAAAGTACCTGATCTTGTGCGGTGCGTGTGCCATTAGCGGTGGTATTTGTACAGGTGCAGACGCTATCGACCGCGCTTTTTTGAAGCATTGGGAGGCATGTCTGTTCATTCCTGGATGTCCGGCACATCCGCTCAGCATCGTACATGGCATTACTGCCATTATGGGGCGACAATGAGTATCGGATTTATTGTGTTGCTATTAGCCTTTATTCCCACATTGTGGAAGCGTTCGGGCTACTATGTAATCTTATGGTTATTGGGTTCGGCATTTCTGGCCTATGAGTATATGGAAGTGCTTTTCTCTCGCTCCATTGTGGACTATATATTCAGTATGCCAATGCCCGTTGGCGATGTAGGTATAGCTTTGAACAAGCTTTCGGCGTTCTTTGGTGTAATCTTCTCCTTGGGGCTGCCCTTGGGAATGCTGTATGGGCACTATTATCTGAAAGAACATCCCACTCCTGCCCTGCGCTCACATCTGGTGTGGCTGGGAATAATGGGCATTTCCATGCATGGAGTATTGTGGATGAGACACAGCCTGATCTTTTTGATGGTTTGGGAACTGATGAGCTTGTCCTCATTCTTCTGCATAGTCTTCTCAAAGCGAGAGAATCTTGAGGCTGGACTAAACTACCTCATCACCATGCAGATCGGTGCGGCTTTTTTATTGGCAGGCTTTGCCATTGCTTACCTTCAATCAGGCACTTTCGATTTCAGTGGTTTTGAGCAAATGAAACCGCTGCCGATGTATCTGATACTAATCGGCTTTGCCTTTAAAGCTGGTGTATTCCCAGTGGCATCATGGCTCCCTCAGGCACATCCTGCAGCCCCTTCCCATGTATCCGGCATAATGAGTTCAATGCTCATCAAAACCGGATTCTATGGGATACTCCTGATCATCAGCCTCAATCGCTTCAGTCTGTCTGAGATTGCCGTATTTACTCTGATCTTCAGCATATCAGCTTTTTGGGCTGTGAGCCATCTTTTGAATGAACGAAACCTGAAACGGGCTCTGGCATATTCCAGTGTGGAAAACATCGGTATCGCTGGAATGGCAGTGTGCGCAGGCTTGCTGGGTATTCACGCAAATCTGCCGGTTATGACTATGCTTGGCTTCTGCGGAGCTTTTCTGCATATCTTTTTTCACTCCATATTCAAAGCACAGTTGTTCTATACTTCTGGAAACATACTTTTGTCAACAGGTACTTTGG is a genomic window containing:
- a CDS encoding proton-conducting transporter membrane subunit translates to MSIGFIVLLLAFIPTLWKRSGYYVILWLLGSAFLAYEYMEVLFSRSIVDYIFSMPMPVGDVGIALNKLSAFFGVIFSLGLPLGMLYGHYYLKEHPTPALRSHLVWLGIMGISMHGVLWMRHSLIFLMVWELMSLSSFFCIVFSKRENLEAGLNYLITMQIGAAFLLAGFAIAYLQSGTFDFSGFEQMKPLPMYLILIGFAFKAGVFPVASWLPQAHPAAPSHVSGIMSSMLIKTGFYGILLIISLNRFSLSEIAVFTLIFSISAFWAVSHLLNERNLKRALAYSSVENIGIAGMAVCAGLLGIHANLPVMTMLGFCGAFLHIFFHSIFKAQLFYTSGNILLSTGTL